The following DNA comes from Alienimonas californiensis.
GCCGTCCGTAAGAACGGCTCCTACCGCAACTTCCTCGCCCTGGCCGAGGGGGAGGCCGCCCGCATCGCCGCGCTGGACGCCCAGCCGGTGATCGGCGACCGCGTCGACGGCGACCTCGCCGCCACGCTCGTCGGCGAAGGCTGGGACAACTGGCTCGACGACGAAGGCCCCTTCAGCGGCCCGTTGCAGGACTTCGATCTGCCCGGCGCCGCCCTGCGGATCGAGGAGTTGAACTCCCGCGGCCCCGCCACCGGGGCGACAGACGGCCTGGTCATCGCCGAGTTCACCGTGCCCGACACCGCCCTGGAGAACCGCTCCGAACTCACGCTGACCTACCGCGTCCGCGAGGAGCCGAACGGCGCCTGGGGCGGTCCGTTCACCCTCGCCCCCGGCGAGACGCACACCTACAAGGTGCGGGAACCGCTCCGCTTCGAGCAGATCGGCGTGGCTCCCGACGGCGGCGACGGCGCCCGCACGTTGGAAGTCGGCAAGACGTACCAGTTCCACGTCCCGGTCGGGGCGGTGTACCCGACGCTGGACGCCGCCCATGATCTGGCGGAAGAACTCTCCCTCTACCAAAAAGACCCGCGACCGTGGCGCCAGCGCGCCCCGATCGCGGGTCGGGAGGTTCCCACGGTGACGGCGGCGCCTCCGGCGGCCGGCGTTCGGGGGACGGTGCGAACGGTCCGGGGCCCCGTGCAGGGCCCCGCCCTGTCGCGGGGGGTCACTCCGCTTCGGTCTCCAGTCCGAAACTGACCCACAGCCCGCCGTGGGCGTCCGGTTCGAAGTAGCTGGCGGACACGCCGAGGTACTTCTGAATGGCGTCGAACGGCGGCAGGGCGTCGGCGATTTCGTTCATCGCCTCGGCGGTGCTGGGATCGGGCACCTGGCCGGTCAGCTTGCCGGAGCGGAACAGGTCGTAGTAGATCTCGGCCTGTCCCCGCTGATCGGAGAAGGAGAGCATCGAAACCTCCGCCGGCATCTTGGACCGGGCTTCCTCGAAGGCGGACGAATCGGCGAGCGGCTCGTCGGCCGGACCGCGGAGGGCGGTCTCCAGACGGGCCACGTCGGTCGTCAGCAGCAGGGAGTCGCCGCTGACGGCCATCGCGATCGCGGAGCCGTCCGCCGGGTTGCTGCCCTCGTAGAGGGGCGTGCCGCGGAAGTCCCGGCTGGTCAGCAGACCGCCGGAGGCGTCCAGCGCCAGGTCCAGCAGTTCGGAGACCCGGCGGGCGTCGTTCAGGCCGAGCGCGAAGATCACCGGCTGCACCGGGGCCTGGGCCTCCGCCTCGGCGTCGCCGTCGTCGTCAAAGGAGTCGTCGGCGGCGTCGACCTCCAACGCCGCGGCGAGATCCGTCACGGGGTAGCCGACGATTTCGATCCGGCCGGTGAAGGAGTCCACGATGTCCTTCTTGATGTCCACCGGCAGCGCCTCGGACCGCTGGGCGACGACCCGGTCGAACTCGCCGGGGCCGACCATGCTGTCGTAGGTGGTCCGCACGGCGTCGTACGCCGACGCCAGATCCCAGTTGAAGGCGCTGTAGCTGGAGGCGTCCGCCCCGGCCCACGCCGGCGGGGCCAGACGGGCCGGCGGGAACTTGAACACGCCCAGGGCGCGGTCGGTGCGGTCGGCGTACAGCACGACCTTGCCCACGCTGGCGAACTCCTCCGTCCCGAGATCCATGCTGCCGCCGATCGCCTTGAACTCGTCCAGCCCCAGCACGGGCAGGTAGCTGAGGGCCAACTGCACCGGCAGACCGCCCTGCCCGCTGCCGAGCACGGCGCTGCGGACGGAGCCGATCACGTCCGCGTACCACAGCAGGACCGGCGCCCGGTCGTCGGTGCGGGTGCGGTCGGCGATGTAGCTGAACACTTCGTTGTCGGCGAAGGTGCTGTCGTGGGTCCCGTCCCAGCGGACCAGAATCGCCTCTAGGGCCGCCGGATCGCTGGCGACCACCAGGTGGGTGTCCTTGCGGAAGTAGGCGAACTGCTGCGGCTCCGCCGGTTCGGCCTCGGCGTCGAAGTCCTCGGCGAACTCGTCGACTTCCTGTTCCGGAGCGGTCCAGACGATCAGCGGCGTGCCCTCGAAGCTCTCCTCGGCGCTGGTCAGGCCGTTCTCCTCCAGGGCGGTTTCGGCCTGATCGATCAGCTTGAGGATCGTCTCCTCGCTGGTCCCGTAGTCCAGCAGGCCGACGACGGCGACCTCCCGGGGGGCGGTCTGCACGACGGCGAAGGTGACCTCGCCGGTGGGGACCTTCAGCAGTTCGTCCAGCGTGATCCCCAGCCGCTCGCGGAGAGCTTCGCCGCCCTCCTCCAGCTTCTCGCCGACCATCTCCCGCAGTTCGGCCAGCGCCGGGTCGGTGAACAGGCCGGCGGAGCGGGTGGAGTTGAACCGCTCTTTGGCGGCGGTCACGTCCGGCACCGAGACGAAGCCGTAGGTGATCGGCGGCAACCGCTTGGCGGCCGGCACCGGATCGGCCGCCTGGGCGCCGGCAAGTAGCGAGGGCGCCAGCAACGCCGCGGCCGCGGCGCAGGAGGTGAGTAGGGAAGATCGACGCATTGGGAGGTTCTGAAGGGGGACGGGGAGCCGGGCAATCTACGGAGCCTGTCCGCCGGCGCCACCCGATACCCCCCCGCCCCGCCGCAGGTTTCGCCTGCGCCCTCCCGCCGCCCCGTCAGCCCGGAAAGCGCTCGCCCAGTAGTTCGCGCTGCAACGCCGTCAACCCGGCGCAGCCGGCGGCGGCGAGGTCCAGCAGTTCGTCGAGCACCGGCCGCGGGAACGGCTCGCGCTCCGCGGTGCCCTGCACCTCGATGTAGTCGCCCGGCGTGTCGCCCTCCGGCGTGGTCGTCCCGCCGGTCATCACCACGTTCAGATCGACCGCCGCCCGGCTGTCTTCCGCGTAGTCCAAGTCCAACACGCAGCCCTCCGAGGTCACGCCGACGCTGACGGCTGCGATGGAACGCGTCAACACCTGCCCCCCCGGCCGGCCGTTGCCGCGTCCATTCAGACCAGCGCGGTCGAGGCCGAGGCTGGCCACGGCGTCCGCCAGGGCGATGAAGCCGCCGGTGATCGCCAGCGTGCGGGTGCCGCCGTCGGCCTGCATCACGTCGCAGTCGACGGTGATCGTGCGGTTGCCCAGCGCCGCGAAGTCCACCGCGGCCCGCAGGCTGCGGCCGATCAGACGTTGGATCTCCGTGGCCCGGCCGTCGGTCCCCCGCGACTTGCGGCCGGGGGTGCTACCGGGGTGCATGGCGTACTCCGCCGTCACCCAGCCCTTCGACCGGGCCGGGTCCTCCCGGTTCACCCGCCAGGGGGGCACGCCCTCGGTCACGGAGGCGGTGCACAGCAGCACGGTGTCGCCGGCGGCGATCAGCACGCTGCCGGCCGCGGCGCTGGGAAACGGCCGCTGCACGGTCAGTTCGCGCAGCTGGCCGGGTTCGCGGCCGGAGGGACGAGGCACAGCAATCGATCAGTGCGGGGGCGGAAAGGGGGCCGGGGGAGTGTCCGGCGCCCGGCGCCGCGATCGCAACCCGGCCGGCGGCCCGGCTGGCGGACCGGCGGCCGAGGCATGAGGACCGAACCGGACCCGATCGGTACACTCCGCGGCCTCAACCCGTCGTTCCCGCACTGCCCGCCGCCATGCGCGTCCCGCCCCCGCCCCGGTTTCCCTCGCCCTTCCCAGGCGCCGCCCTCGCCGCGCTCGCCTGCGTCGGCCTGCTGTCCGTGGGCTGCATCCGCGACTACGAAGACCCGAACGCCCCCTCGTTCACCGCTGAGGACGAGGCCGACGCCAAGGCCAACCCGGCCCCCGCGGACGACGCCGCGAACCTGGAGCCCTTCCGCGTGGAGTTCGTCACCACGGAAGGCCCGTTCGTCGTCGAGGCCCGGCCGGAATGGGCGCCCCTCGGCGCCGCCCGCTTCAAGACGCTGGTCGAGGAAGGCTACTTTGACGGCGCCGCCTTTTTCCGGGTGATCCCCGGATTCGTGGCCCAGTTCGGCCTCGCCGCCGACCCCGCGGACAGTGCCCGTTGGCAGGGCACGGACATGAAGGACGAACCGGTCCGGGCCAGCAACACGCCCGGCACCCTCAGCTTCGCCAAAAGCGGCCCGAACACCCGCACCACGCAGATGTTCATCAACCTCGGGGACAACTCCGGCAGCCTCGATCCGCAGGGTTTCAGCCCCTTCGCGGAAATCGTCTCCGGCGGCGACGTCCCGGCGAAGTTCCATGCCGAGGAGGTGCAGGATCAAGGCACGATTGAAGCCCGCGGCGCCGCCTACCTGGAGAAGAACTTCCCCGAGTTGGACACCATCACCACCGCCCGGATCGTCCCCCGCTCCGAATGGGCCGCCGACGCCGGCAGCGCCGCGGCTGAGGGAACCGCGGAGGACGCCGGGGCGGACTTCTCCGCCCTCGCCGGCCCGGAGATGGAGGACCCGACGCCGGGCAACGAGCCTGCCCCCGAGCCGCAGTTGGCGAACGAAGCCCCCGAGGAGGCGATGACCGAGGAGTCCTCGGAGCAGGCCCCCGAAGCGCCGGCCGACGCCCCCGCCGGCGAGGAGTCCGCCGCGGAGGGTTCGTCCGACGAACCGGCGATGGCCGACCCGCCGACGCCGGAA
Coding sequences within:
- a CDS encoding peptidylprolyl isomerase produces the protein MRVPPPPRFPSPFPGAALAALACVGLLSVGCIRDYEDPNAPSFTAEDEADAKANPAPADDAANLEPFRVEFVTTEGPFVVEARPEWAPLGAARFKTLVEEGYFDGAAFFRVIPGFVAQFGLAADPADSARWQGTDMKDEPVRASNTPGTLSFAKSGPNTRTTQMFINLGDNSGSLDPQGFSPFAEIVSGGDVPAKFHAEEVQDQGTIEARGAAYLEKNFPELDTITTARIVPRSEWAADAGSAAAEGTAEDAGADFSALAGPEMEDPTPGNEPAPEPQLANEAPEEAMTEESSEQAPEAPADAPAGEESAAEGSSDEPAMADPPTPEPQPDTPPTPDPTPEPGTPPEPQPDPAPNPNPSPDPAPEPEPQPDPTPEPEESEEPSA
- the rph gene encoding ribonuclease PH, whose protein sequence is MPRPSGREPGQLRELTVQRPFPSAAAGSVLIAAGDTVLLCTASVTEGVPPWRVNREDPARSKGWVTAEYAMHPGSTPGRKSRGTDGRATEIQRLIGRSLRAAVDFAALGNRTITVDCDVMQADGGTRTLAITGGFIALADAVASLGLDRAGLNGRGNGRPGGQVLTRSIAAVSVGVTSEGCVLDLDYAEDSRAAVDLNVVMTGGTTTPEGDTPGDYIEVQGTAEREPFPRPVLDELLDLAAAGCAGLTALQRELLGERFPG